The Asterias amurensis chromosome 21, ASM3211899v1 genome has a segment encoding these proteins:
- the LOC139952820 gene encoding rap guanine nucleotide exchange factor 6-like isoform X4 translates to MSSYMDLHYIKCLQKPPEERTAKNLEYIFKFLHTLEALRSLREAALREIAKNVRYMKRDANDILYCRDDRSTCWYILLAGSVFIDQHMFLPRSSFGKRTSGSGRRGADCLILETSELLVIDYPDALLMKPGHRQSYTPTNLERLMALEQAEIKVPAIRGRSFSEDRSGSMNDNTTVLPSIKLERTQSLDSQKKHGKKTMEELPTLLSGIEGPGGRLPVIASYSDRSSIHSSMSSSFSDLCQGSNSENPDLDLTGLVESTVDSDDEDTVSESASTLVVRDLVRDCLEKDPMDRTEDDIEILLDFMRHLPAFANMTMSVRRALCAVMVFAVVAKAGTIVMKNGEELDSWSVILNGHVEVTKPDESVDQLHLGDSFGVKATLETQFHVGVMRTTIDDCQFVCIAQDHYYRILTQGEENIRRIEENGMTVMVTEHRVLDDRRQGHILIKGTPERLISNLMEDHSPVDPTYVEDFLLSYRSYLPSPHQVCDSLLHWFQDVNLRDKVIRVLLLWVNNYYSDFEKSPDMIEFLETFEDCLEKEAMTGQLRLLHIAGAARAKRRTVVLARSDRDSKLSFSIVGGWEKKMGIFISKVERGSKAQIVGLRKGDQLLEVNGFSFEHVTRSKALEILKGTTHLSITVKYNTLAFRDLIASQDGRTNWGRLPSTEIQLLQADPRARLTIPDLALTTPFSGMSPEIKEKTKHEKRGGFATLGHKTKLRKAMAKLSILPNKTAARTQDDSSTLMRCSKSGSISGSTPYLSNSNPDLTSIAAIPMYESSTYVGGNDYPEHVLKIYRADQSCKYFLVHKETTALEVVMLAMREYGLTDAANSGTYSLCEVTVAPGGMVKQRRLPDHQSDIASRLSLCGRLFLRNNMASETLMPDEVAVELLKDSQVTFLQLDSTEVSSQLTLSDYSIFQAIESTDYIEDLFHLKSTEKNNRLQLFEELVNKELFWVITEVCNEMNLVKRAKILKQFVKIARHCKDCKNFNSLFAIISGLGHGCVSRLRSTWDKVPAKYVKMFEDLQDLMDPSRNMSKYRNLVSSEQVQPPMIPFVPVVKKDLTFIHLGNDSKVEGLINFEKLRMISREVRYIVSMANAAYDPKQLLSAKSSAGSGSPLIGSSLASVIAPGMSTLPRKRSQGRRSSAVINPKKMWEEAQMARRVKQYLISLKVVDDEDELRDLSLKCEPIANTAILRITGGGSMNSGTLRRSSQTSQSGSTSTLAPPATTYNKQEEEIKKIIYKDAPKTSFGATSPKNLRKLLSLSEEGEGRMKVTKVQKPSQHKGPPSVGHSKVVPSSPTSNSLSRSRKVACAVRGASNNSTTSSADVDGSRKLSPQRSDSGYGGSDAGVPMRHDHKPKHRQAGQPQSMSGVYDSSDSSQSCLSSNYDTQSNSSFGSSSPPTRDHQFTNAGRSYSQSSSAPPEVSERKPPDYAVATARKKVLSSSQSEACDFYDSDNEQVSVV, encoded by the exons ATTGACTACCCCGATGCTCTACTAATGAAACCTGGCCACCGCCAATCATACACCCCCACTAATTTAGAACGCCTTATGGCGTTAGAACAAGCGGAGATCAAGGTGCCTGCCATACGAGGGCGCTCTTTCAGCGAGGATCGGTCAGGGTCCATGAACGATAACACA ACTGTACTGCCATCCATCAAGTTGGAACGGACTCAGTCATTGGACAGTCAAAAG AAACACGGCAAgaagaccatggaggaattacCGACACTGCTGAGCGGGATTGAAGGCCCCGGTGGTCGTCTTCCGGTCATTGCGAGCTACAGCGATCGTAGCTCCATCCACAGTAGCATGTCAAGTAGTTTCTCCGATCTGTGCCAAGGAAGCAACAGTGAGAACCCAGACCTGGACCTGACGGGGCTGGTGGAGAGCACCGTGGACTCAGACGATGAGGACACTGTCAGTGAATCAGCATCG aCTCTTGTTGTCCGAGATCTCGTACGAGACTGCCTTGAAAAGGACCCCATGGACAGAACAGAAGATGACATTG AAATCTTGTTGGATTTTATGCGCCACCTACCAGCGTTTGCTAACATGACAATGTCAGTGCGTCGGGCGCTGTGTGCAGTCATGGTGTTCGCTGTTGTAGCTAAAGCTGGGACTATTGTCATGAAGAACGGCGAGGAG CTGGATTCATGGTCCGTGATTCTCAACGGTCACGTTGAAGTGACTAAACCTGATGAGAGCGTGGATCAACTTCATCTAGGAGACAG TTTTGGAGTGAAAGCGACCCTGGAGACACAGTTCCATGTGGGTGTGATGAGAACCACGATAGACGATTGCCAGTTTGTTTGTATCGCTCAGGATCACTACTACAGGATCTTAACGCAGG GTGAAGAGAATATACGTCGGATTGAAGAGAATGGCATGACAGTCATGGTTACAGAACACAGGGTACTAGACGACAGGAGACAGGGACATATCTTAATTAAG GGTACACCAGAGAGACTTATTTCCAACCTAATGGAGGACCACTCCCCTGTTGACCCAACGTACGTTGAAGATTTCCTCTTGAGTTACCGTTCCTATCTACCAAGTCCTCATCAAGTATGCGACAGTCTCTTGCACTGGTTCCAAGATGTCAACCTTCGAGACAAG GTTATACGCGTGTTACTTCTATGGGTTAATAATTACTACAGCGACTTTGAGAAATCACCAGATATGATCGAATTCCTGGAGACGTTTGAAGACTGTTTAGAAAAAGAG GCAATGACAGGACAGTTAAGGTTACTTCACATAGCAGGAGCAGCAAGGGCTAAAAGGAGGACAGTGGTGTTG GCGCGGTCAGATCGAGACTCAAAGCTTTCCTTCTCAATCGTCGGGGGTTGGGAGAAGAAAATGGGCATCTTCATCTCCAAGGTAGAGAGGGGCTCCAAGGCGCAGATAGTCGGCCTTCGTAAGGGCGACCAGCTTCTTGAAGTAAATGGGTTCAGCTTTGAGCACGTCACACGCTCCAAAGCCTTGGAGATTCTAAAAGGGACTACTCACCTCAGTATTACCGTCAAGTACAACACACTCG CTTTTCGAGACCTAATTGCATCTCAGGACGGCCGTACTAACTGGGGCCGTCTACCGAGCACCGAGATCCAACTCCTCCAAGCCGACCCCCGAGCGAGGCTAACCATCCCCGACCTCGCCCTGACCACGCCCTTCTCTGGGATGTCACCGGAGATCAAGGAGAAGACAAAACATGAGAAGCGAGGAGGATTCGCGACGTTGGGACACAAGACCAAACTCAGAAAGGCCATGGCTAAACTCAGTATTCTACCAAATAAAACAGCAGCAAG GACGCAAGATGATTCATCGACTCTCATGAGATGTTCCAAGTCTGGCAGTATCAGCGGTAGCACGCCGTACTTAAGCAACAGCAACCCCGATCTGACATCCATCGCGGCGATCCCCATGTACGAGTCATCGACGTACGTCGGTGGAAACGACTACCCTGAGCACGTCTTGAAGATCTACAGGGCGGATCAGTCTTGCAAGTACTTCCTGGTGCATAAA GAGACAACTGCTCTAGAGGTAGTGATGCTAGCCATGAGAGAGTACGGTCTAACAGACGCAGCCAACTCCGGAACTTACTCCCTCTGTGAGGTAACCGTTGCCCCTGGTGGTATGGTCAAACAGAGAAGGCTGCCAGATCATCAGAGCGACATCGCAAGCCGTCTCAGTCTTTGCGGGAGGTTATTCCTTAGGAACAACATGGCCTCTGAGACACTCATGCCGGATGAGGTCGCTGTG GAGTTACTGAAAGATAGCCAAGTGACCTTCCTGCAGTTGGATTCCACCGAAGTCTCATCCCAACTCACTCTGAGCGACTACAGTATTTTCCAAGCCATCGAGTCGACAGATTACATCGAAGACCTCTTCCACCTTAAATCAACTGAGAAAAATAACAGACTACAACTCTTTGAAGAG CTTGTCAACAAGGAGCTGTTCTGGGTGATAACAGAAGTCTGCAATGAAATGAACCTCGTCAAGCGAGCTAAGATTTTAAAACAGTTCGTCAAGATCGCAA GACACTGTAAGGACTGTAAGAACTTCAACTCCCTGTTTGCAATCATCAGCGGACTCGGTCACGGCTGTGTCTCGCGACTCCGGAGTACCTGGGACAAAGTACCGGCTAAGTACGTTAAGATGTTTGAGGATTTACAGGATCTGATGGATCCCTCTAGGAATATGTCCAAGTATCGGAACTTGGTCAGCTCGGAGCAGGTTCAACCTCCAATG atTCCGTTTGTTCCAGTCGTTAAGAAGGACTTGACCTTCATACACCTCGGTAACGACTCCAAAGTAGAAGGGCTGATCAACTTTGAGAAATTAAGAATGATTTCGAGAGAAGTGAGATACATTGTCAGCATGGCCAACGCTGCCTAT GACCCTAAACAACTCCTCAGCGCTAAGTCGAGTGCTGGTTCCGGGTCTCCATTGATTGGTTCCAGCTTAGCATCAGTCATAGCCCCTGGAATGAGCACGTTACCAAGGAAACGTAGCCAAGGACGACGTAGCTCGGCCGTCATCAACCCCAAAAAGATGTGGGAAGAG GCCCAGATGGCTCGCCGTGTGAAGCAGTACCTCATTAGTCTCAAAGTAGTAGATGACGAAGACGAACTCCGAGATCTGTCACTGAAATGTGAACCAATAGCAAACACAG ccattctGCGGATTACCGGTGGGG gGTCAATGAATTCTGGAACATTGCGTCGTAGCTCTCAGACCAGTCAGAGTGGAAGTACATCAACGTTAGCACCCCCAGCAACGACCTACAacaaacaagaagaagaaatcaAGAAGATCATCTACAAAGATGCTCCTAAGACGTCTTTTG GTGCAACATCCCCCAAGAACCTCCGCAAGTTATTATCACTCTCTGAAGAAGGCGAAGGTAGAATGAAAGTCACAAAAGTTCAGAAGCCTTCTCAGCATAAAGGACCTCCTTCCGTAGGTCACTCCAAAGTCGTTCCATCATCCCCGACGTCAAACTCCCTCAGCAGGTCACGGAAAGTTGCTTGTGCCGTAAGAG GGGCTTCAAATAACAGCACCACATCATCGGCCGACGTTGATGGGAGTCGTAAGCTCAGCCCGCAGCGTAGTGATAGTGGCTATGGTGGCAGTGATGCTGGTGTGCCCATGAGACATGATCATAAACCCAAGCACAGACAGGCTG GTCAACCGCAAAGCATGAGTGGCGTTTACGACAGCTCAGATTCCAGTCAGAGTTGTCTGTCATCGAACTACGACACTCAGAGCAACTCATCCTTTGGTTCATCCTCGCCACCAACGAGGGATCATCAGTTCACTAATG CTGGACGGTCATATTCCCAGTCTTCTTCTGCTCCTCCTGAAGTGTCAGAAAGAAAGCCACCAGACTATGCTGTGGCGACAGCACGAAAAA AAGTGTTAAGCAGCTCGCAGTCTGAGGCATGTGATTTCTACGATTCAG ATAATGAACAAGTGTCTGTGGTATGA
- the LOC139952820 gene encoding rap guanine nucleotide exchange factor 6-like isoform X3 yields MSSYMDLHYIKCLQKPPEERTAKNLEYIFKFLHTLEALRSLREAALREIAKNVRYMKRDANDILYCRDDRSTCWYILLAGSVFIDQHMFLPRSSFGKRTSGSGRRGADCLILETSELLVIDYPDALLMKPGHRQSYTPTNLERLMALEQAEIKVPAIRGRSFSEDRSGSMNDNTKHGKKTMEELPTLLSGIEGPGGRLPVIASYSDRSSIHSSMSSSFSDLCQGSNSENPDLDLTGLVESTVDSDDEDTVSESASTLVVRDLVRDCLEKDPMDRTEDDIEILLDFMRHLPAFANMTMSVRRALCAVMVFAVVAKAGTIVMKNGEELDSWSVILNGHVEVTKPDESVDQLHLGDSFGVKATLETQFHVGVMRTTIDDCQFVCIAQDHYYRILTQGEENIRRIEENGMTVMVTEHRVLDDRRQGHILIKGTPERLISNLMEDHSPVDPTYVEDFLLSYRSYLPSPHQVCDSLLHWFQDVNLRDKVIRVLLLWVNNYYSDFEKSPDMIEFLETFEDCLEKEAMTGQLRLLHIAGAARAKRRTVVLARSDRDSKLSFSIVGGWEKKMGIFISKVERGSKAQIVGLRKGDQLLEVNGFSFEHVTRSKALEILKGTTHLSITVKYNTLAFRDLIASQDGRTNWGRLPSTEIQLLQADPRARLTIPDLALTTPFSGMSPEIKEKTKHEKRGGFATLGHKTKLRKAMAKLSILPNKTAARTQDDSSTLMRCSKSGSISGSTPYLSNSNPDLTSIAAIPMYESSTYVGGNDYPEHVLKIYRADQSCKYFLVHKETTALEVVMLAMREYGLTDAANSGTYSLCEVTVAPGGMVKQRRLPDHQSDIASRLSLCGRLFLRNNMASETLMPDEVAVELLKDSQVTFLQLDSTEVSSQLTLSDYSIFQAIESTDYIEDLFHLKSTEKNNRLQLFEELVNKELFWVITEVCNEMNLVKRAKILKQFVKIARHCKDCKNFNSLFAIISGLGHGCVSRLRSTWDKVPAKYVKMFEDLQDLMDPSRNMSKYRNLVSSEQVQPPMIPFVPVVKKDLTFIHLGNDSKVEGLINFEKLRMISREVRYIVSMANAAYDPKQLLSAKSSAGSGSPLIGSSLASVIAPGMSTLPRKRSQGRRSSAVINPKKMWEEAQMARRVKQYLISLKVVDDEDELRDLSLKCEPIANTAILRITGGGSMNSGTLRRSSQTSQSGSTSTLAPPATTYNKQEEEIKKIIYKDAPKTSFGATSPKNLRKLLSLSEEGEGRMKVTKVQKPSQHKGPPSVGHSKVVPSSPTSNSLSRSRKVACAVRGASNNSTTSSADVDGSRKLSPQRSDSGYGGSDAGVPMRHDHKPKHRQAGQPQSMSGVYDSSDSSQSCLSSNYDTQSNSSFGSSSPPTRDHQFTNDLPGAPLHSQRKHPNRWAAHDERSAYPDRPRPPPDYHVVTKGTPPKGTAGRSYSQSSSAPPEVSERKPPDYAVATARKKVLSSSQSEACDFYDSDNEQVSVV; encoded by the exons ATTGACTACCCCGATGCTCTACTAATGAAACCTGGCCACCGCCAATCATACACCCCCACTAATTTAGAACGCCTTATGGCGTTAGAACAAGCGGAGATCAAGGTGCCTGCCATACGAGGGCGCTCTTTCAGCGAGGATCGGTCAGGGTCCATGAACGATAACACA AAACACGGCAAgaagaccatggaggaattacCGACACTGCTGAGCGGGATTGAAGGCCCCGGTGGTCGTCTTCCGGTCATTGCGAGCTACAGCGATCGTAGCTCCATCCACAGTAGCATGTCAAGTAGTTTCTCCGATCTGTGCCAAGGAAGCAACAGTGAGAACCCAGACCTGGACCTGACGGGGCTGGTGGAGAGCACCGTGGACTCAGACGATGAGGACACTGTCAGTGAATCAGCATCG aCTCTTGTTGTCCGAGATCTCGTACGAGACTGCCTTGAAAAGGACCCCATGGACAGAACAGAAGATGACATTG AAATCTTGTTGGATTTTATGCGCCACCTACCAGCGTTTGCTAACATGACAATGTCAGTGCGTCGGGCGCTGTGTGCAGTCATGGTGTTCGCTGTTGTAGCTAAAGCTGGGACTATTGTCATGAAGAACGGCGAGGAG CTGGATTCATGGTCCGTGATTCTCAACGGTCACGTTGAAGTGACTAAACCTGATGAGAGCGTGGATCAACTTCATCTAGGAGACAG TTTTGGAGTGAAAGCGACCCTGGAGACACAGTTCCATGTGGGTGTGATGAGAACCACGATAGACGATTGCCAGTTTGTTTGTATCGCTCAGGATCACTACTACAGGATCTTAACGCAGG GTGAAGAGAATATACGTCGGATTGAAGAGAATGGCATGACAGTCATGGTTACAGAACACAGGGTACTAGACGACAGGAGACAGGGACATATCTTAATTAAG GGTACACCAGAGAGACTTATTTCCAACCTAATGGAGGACCACTCCCCTGTTGACCCAACGTACGTTGAAGATTTCCTCTTGAGTTACCGTTCCTATCTACCAAGTCCTCATCAAGTATGCGACAGTCTCTTGCACTGGTTCCAAGATGTCAACCTTCGAGACAAG GTTATACGCGTGTTACTTCTATGGGTTAATAATTACTACAGCGACTTTGAGAAATCACCAGATATGATCGAATTCCTGGAGACGTTTGAAGACTGTTTAGAAAAAGAG GCAATGACAGGACAGTTAAGGTTACTTCACATAGCAGGAGCAGCAAGGGCTAAAAGGAGGACAGTGGTGTTG GCGCGGTCAGATCGAGACTCAAAGCTTTCCTTCTCAATCGTCGGGGGTTGGGAGAAGAAAATGGGCATCTTCATCTCCAAGGTAGAGAGGGGCTCCAAGGCGCAGATAGTCGGCCTTCGTAAGGGCGACCAGCTTCTTGAAGTAAATGGGTTCAGCTTTGAGCACGTCACACGCTCCAAAGCCTTGGAGATTCTAAAAGGGACTACTCACCTCAGTATTACCGTCAAGTACAACACACTCG CTTTTCGAGACCTAATTGCATCTCAGGACGGCCGTACTAACTGGGGCCGTCTACCGAGCACCGAGATCCAACTCCTCCAAGCCGACCCCCGAGCGAGGCTAACCATCCCCGACCTCGCCCTGACCACGCCCTTCTCTGGGATGTCACCGGAGATCAAGGAGAAGACAAAACATGAGAAGCGAGGAGGATTCGCGACGTTGGGACACAAGACCAAACTCAGAAAGGCCATGGCTAAACTCAGTATTCTACCAAATAAAACAGCAGCAAG GACGCAAGATGATTCATCGACTCTCATGAGATGTTCCAAGTCTGGCAGTATCAGCGGTAGCACGCCGTACTTAAGCAACAGCAACCCCGATCTGACATCCATCGCGGCGATCCCCATGTACGAGTCATCGACGTACGTCGGTGGAAACGACTACCCTGAGCACGTCTTGAAGATCTACAGGGCGGATCAGTCTTGCAAGTACTTCCTGGTGCATAAA GAGACAACTGCTCTAGAGGTAGTGATGCTAGCCATGAGAGAGTACGGTCTAACAGACGCAGCCAACTCCGGAACTTACTCCCTCTGTGAGGTAACCGTTGCCCCTGGTGGTATGGTCAAACAGAGAAGGCTGCCAGATCATCAGAGCGACATCGCAAGCCGTCTCAGTCTTTGCGGGAGGTTATTCCTTAGGAACAACATGGCCTCTGAGACACTCATGCCGGATGAGGTCGCTGTG GAGTTACTGAAAGATAGCCAAGTGACCTTCCTGCAGTTGGATTCCACCGAAGTCTCATCCCAACTCACTCTGAGCGACTACAGTATTTTCCAAGCCATCGAGTCGACAGATTACATCGAAGACCTCTTCCACCTTAAATCAACTGAGAAAAATAACAGACTACAACTCTTTGAAGAG CTTGTCAACAAGGAGCTGTTCTGGGTGATAACAGAAGTCTGCAATGAAATGAACCTCGTCAAGCGAGCTAAGATTTTAAAACAGTTCGTCAAGATCGCAA GACACTGTAAGGACTGTAAGAACTTCAACTCCCTGTTTGCAATCATCAGCGGACTCGGTCACGGCTGTGTCTCGCGACTCCGGAGTACCTGGGACAAAGTACCGGCTAAGTACGTTAAGATGTTTGAGGATTTACAGGATCTGATGGATCCCTCTAGGAATATGTCCAAGTATCGGAACTTGGTCAGCTCGGAGCAGGTTCAACCTCCAATG atTCCGTTTGTTCCAGTCGTTAAGAAGGACTTGACCTTCATACACCTCGGTAACGACTCCAAAGTAGAAGGGCTGATCAACTTTGAGAAATTAAGAATGATTTCGAGAGAAGTGAGATACATTGTCAGCATGGCCAACGCTGCCTAT GACCCTAAACAACTCCTCAGCGCTAAGTCGAGTGCTGGTTCCGGGTCTCCATTGATTGGTTCCAGCTTAGCATCAGTCATAGCCCCTGGAATGAGCACGTTACCAAGGAAACGTAGCCAAGGACGACGTAGCTCGGCCGTCATCAACCCCAAAAAGATGTGGGAAGAG GCCCAGATGGCTCGCCGTGTGAAGCAGTACCTCATTAGTCTCAAAGTAGTAGATGACGAAGACGAACTCCGAGATCTGTCACTGAAATGTGAACCAATAGCAAACACAG ccattctGCGGATTACCGGTGGGG gGTCAATGAATTCTGGAACATTGCGTCGTAGCTCTCAGACCAGTCAGAGTGGAAGTACATCAACGTTAGCACCCCCAGCAACGACCTACAacaaacaagaagaagaaatcaAGAAGATCATCTACAAAGATGCTCCTAAGACGTCTTTTG GTGCAACATCCCCCAAGAACCTCCGCAAGTTATTATCACTCTCTGAAGAAGGCGAAGGTAGAATGAAAGTCACAAAAGTTCAGAAGCCTTCTCAGCATAAAGGACCTCCTTCCGTAGGTCACTCCAAAGTCGTTCCATCATCCCCGACGTCAAACTCCCTCAGCAGGTCACGGAAAGTTGCTTGTGCCGTAAGAG GGGCTTCAAATAACAGCACCACATCATCGGCCGACGTTGATGGGAGTCGTAAGCTCAGCCCGCAGCGTAGTGATAGTGGCTATGGTGGCAGTGATGCTGGTGTGCCCATGAGACATGATCATAAACCCAAGCACAGACAGGCTG GTCAACCGCAAAGCATGAGTGGCGTTTACGACAGCTCAGATTCCAGTCAGAGTTGTCTGTCATCGAACTACGACACTCAGAGCAACTCATCCTTTGGTTCATCCTCGCCACCAACGAGGGATCATCAGTTCACTAATG atttacCCGGAGCCCCTTTGCACAGCCAGAGAAAACATCCAAATAGGTGGGCTGCCCATGACGAGCGATCCGCCTACCCCGACAGGCCCCGCCCACCACCCGACTACCATGTAGTAACCAAGGGAACACCTCCAAAAGGCACAG CTGGACGGTCATATTCCCAGTCTTCTTCTGCTCCTCCTGAAGTGTCAGAAAGAAAGCCACCAGACTATGCTGTGGCGACAGCACGAAAAA AAGTGTTAAGCAGCTCGCAGTCTGAGGCATGTGATTTCTACGATTCAG ATAATGAACAAGTGTCTGTGGTATGA